In Sphingobacterium sp. PCS056, the following proteins share a genomic window:
- the secE gene encoding preprotein translocase subunit SecE, whose translation MAKVLDFFKDSYVEITEKVTWPTWGQLQNSAVIVLVASVIIALLVFIMDKASSNVLELLYGIAS comes from the coding sequence ATGGCAAAAGTACTTGATTTTTTTAAAGACTCTTATGTCGAGATTACAGAGAAGGTTACTTGGCCTACTTGGGGTCAGTTACAAAACTCCGCTGTGATCGTACTTGTTGCTTCTGTTATCATAGCATTATTGGTTTTTATAATGGATAAAGCTTCAAGCAACGTATTGGAGTTGTTGTACGGTATTGCTTCTTAA
- the tuf gene encoding elongation factor Tu yields MAKEKFDRSKPHLNIGTIGHVDHGKTTTTAAITKVLADAGLSEARSFDSIDSAPEEKERGITINTAHVEYSTANRHYAHVDCPGHADYVKNMVTGAAQMDGAIIVVAATDGPMPQTREHILLGRQVGIPALVVFLNKTDLVDDEELLDLVEMEVRELLSFYDYPGDDVPVIKGSALGALNGEPEWVAKIMELMDAVDNYIPIPPRLTELPFLMPVEDVFSITGRGTVATGRIERGVINSGDPVEILGMGAENLKSTVTGVEMFRKILDYGEAGDNVGLLLRGIEKTDIKRGMVICKPGSVTPHDYFKAEVYVLSKAEGGRHTPFFNKYRPQFYFRTTDVTGEISLAEGTEMVMPGDNVTITVKLISPIAMEKGLRFAIREGGRTVGAGQVTEIL; encoded by the coding sequence ATGGCAAAAGAGAAATTTGACCGTAGTAAACCACACTTAAACATTGGTACAATCGGTCACGTTGACCACGGTAAAACTACTACAACTGCAGCTATTACTAAAGTATTAGCAGACGCAGGTTTATCAGAAGCTCGTTCATTTGATTCAATTGACTCTGCTCCTGAAGAAAAAGAGCGTGGTATCACTATTAATACTGCACACGTTGAGTACTCAACAGCTAACCGTCACTATGCGCACGTTGACTGTCCAGGTCACGCCGATTACGTGAAAAACATGGTTACTGGTGCTGCTCAAATGGATGGCGCTATCATCGTAGTTGCTGCTACTGATGGTCCTATGCCTCAAACGCGTGAGCACATCTTATTAGGTCGTCAAGTAGGTATCCCTGCTTTAGTTGTTTTCTTAAACAAAACTGACTTAGTAGATGATGAAGAATTATTAGACTTAGTTGAAATGGAAGTTCGTGAATTATTATCATTCTACGATTATCCAGGAGATGATGTTCCAGTAATTAAAGGTTCTGCTTTAGGAGCTCTTAACGGTGAGCCTGAGTGGGTTGCTAAAATTATGGAATTAATGGATGCTGTTGATAACTACATTCCAATCCCTCCACGTTTAACTGAATTACCTTTCTTAATGCCAGTAGAGGATGTATTCTCGATCACAGGTCGTGGTACTGTTGCTACAGGTCGTATTGAAAGAGGTGTAATCAACTCTGGAGATCCAGTTGAAATCTTAGGTATGGGTGCTGAGAACTTAAAATCTACAGTAACTGGTGTTGAGATGTTCCGTAAAATTTTAGATTACGGTGAAGCTGGTGATAACGTAGGTTTATTGTTACGTGGTATTGAGAAAACTGATATCAAACGTGGTATGGTTATCTGTAAACCAGGATCAGTAACTCCTCACGATTATTTCAAAGCTGAGGTTTACGTTTTATCAAAAGCTGAAGGTGGTCGTCACACACCATTCTTTAACAAATACCGTCCTCAATTCTATTTCCGTACAACAGATGTAACTGGTGAGATTTCATTAGCTGAAGGTACTGAAATGGTTATGCCAGGTGATAACGTTACGATCACTGTTAAATTGATCTCTCCTATCGCTATGGAAAAAGGTCTACGTTTCGCTATCCGTGAAGGTGGTAGAACTGTAGGTGCTGGTCAGGTAACTGAAATTTTATAA